One Fusarium musae strain F31 chromosome 6, whole genome shotgun sequence DNA segment encodes these proteins:
- a CDS encoding hypothetical protein (EggNog:ENOG41), with product MGSSNKKKREKQKDFQKPKFKVGKDKPKASNFTDTSFKSKGEEICLSAEPPINPVGTHAVLAKLLPLISDSSTPVRSQLLKLFRELPAEEVRHSVEQAIMFIRAGMTHLSADISNDSLGVMEWILDVAENDLIVCPGGWVKTLNSFCAMMGWALTTPKAGWSSGSRSGLRAKDASTYARQIAMLSRFLEAGLRPEAEIPEDESEIWDNLYRIPQDSNAFEYLNLYGTRRDEEGEMYPSRDARQRVFERRFLEAVLKGTDQAKKEGGATGRAAAGLDKVLQDGMGEYESSTAMDTQDLLSLW from the exons ATGGGTTccagcaacaagaagaagcgcgagaagcaaaaggaCTTCCAG AAACCGAAGTTCAAGGTGGGGAAGGATAAGCCAAAAGCGTCCAATTTCACAGATACAAGTTTCAAGTCAAAAGGTGAGGAGATTTGC CTTTCAGCAGAACCCCCCATCAATCCAGTGGGAACACATGCGGTTCTCGCCAAGCTGCTTCCACTCATCTCAGATAGCTCGACGCCAGTTCGAAGccaacttctcaagcttTTCAGAGAGCTACCCGCAGAAGAGGTCAGACACAGTGTGGAGCAAGCCATCATGTTTATCCGGGCGGGCATGACACACCTCTCGGCGGACATCAGCAATGACTCTCTTGGTGTAATGGAATGGATTTTGGATGTTGCAGAGAACGACTTGATCGTATGTCCTGGAGGTTGGGTAAAGACCCTAAACAGTTTCTGTGCCATGATGGGGTGGGCATTGACCACCCCAAAAGCCGGATGGTCTTCTGGCTCAAGATCTGGTCTGCGGGCAAAAGATGCTTCCACATATGCCCGACAAATCGCCATGCTATCACGGTTCTTGGAGGCTGGCCTTCGGCCAGAAGCTGAGATTCCCGAGGACGAGTCAGAGATATGGGACAACTTATATCGAATCCCACAAGACTCGAATGCATTCGAATATCTCAATCTTTATGGTACTCGACGAGACGAAGAGGGGGAAATGTATCCCAGTCGGGATGCCAGACAACGAGTATTTGAGCGAAGGTTTTTGGAGGCAGTGCTGAAGGGTACAGACCAAGCAAAAAAGGAGGGTGGTGCTACTGGTCGAGCGGCGGCTGGCCTCGACaaagttcttcaagatggaatGGGCGAATATGAAAGTTCGACGGCAATGGATACCCAGGATCTCCTGAGCCTCTGGTGA